In Anoplopoma fimbria isolate UVic2021 breed Golden Eagle Sablefish chromosome 12, Afim_UVic_2022, whole genome shotgun sequence, one DNA window encodes the following:
- the LOC129099287 gene encoding segment polarity protein dishevelled homolog DVL-1-like isoform X3, which yields MAETKIIYHIDEEETPYLVKLSVSPEKVTLADFKNVLNNRPVNSYKFFFKSMDQDFGVVKEEISDDNAKLPCFNGRVVSWLVLAESAHSDGGSQCTESHPELPPPLERTGGIGDSRPPSFHANAVSSRDGLDTETGTESLLSHRRERERERARRRARETELPRINGHSKSERTTRDSAMGYDSASVMSSELESSSFVDSEEDEDASRLSSSTEQSSSSQLMRRHKRRRRRHKVAKIDRSSSFSSITDSTMSLNIITVTLNMEKYNFLGISIVGQSNDRGDGGIYIGSIMKGGAVAADGRIEPGDMLLQVNDVNFENMSNDDAVRILREIVSKTGPISLTVAKCWDPSPRSYFTIPRAEPVRPIDPAAWISHTTALTGPYPHYEFDDLPLSASKTDMATIVKVMQLPDSGLEIRDRMWLKITIANAVIGADVVDWLYSRVEGFKDRRDARKYASSLLKHGYLRHTVNKITFSEQCYYTFGDLCQNMASLNLNEGSSGGGSEQDTLAPLPPTSNPWPLGGQPFPYPPFPSAPPSFPPGYSDPCHSFHSGSAGSQHSEGSRSSGSNPSAGKGRRSSPQEKGQRSTCSESEPRVRGGRRGERSASQMSHHSHAVSSHSHARSSLSHSQSNRSHSHSKNSHPSFTYSHAPFTQPGPGSCAHSERSHASSYGPPGLPPPYCLARLAPKASVSSSTPPGAPPGRELAAVPPELTASRQSFQHAMGNPCEFFVDIM from the exons GGTTGTCAAAGAAGAGATTTCCGATGACAACGCCAAGCTGCCCTGCTTCAACGGGAGAGTAGTGTCCTGG TTGGTGCTGGCAGAGAGCGCCCACTCTGATGGAGGATCCCAGTGCACAGAGAGCCATCCAGAGCTCCCCCCTCCTCTGGAGAGAACGGGGGGCATCGGAGACTCACGGCCCCCCTCCTTCCA TGCCAATGCGGTGAGCAGTCGTGATGGCCTGGACACCGAGACGGGGACGGAGTCTCTCCTGAGCCACcgcagagagcgagagagagagcgagcacGGAGGAGAGCGAGAGAAACCGAGC TCCCTCGCATCAACGGTCACTCCAAATCAGAGCGCACCACAAGGGACTCAGCCATGGGTTATGACAGCGCCTCAGTAATGAGCAGCGAGTTGGAGTCCAGCTCTTTTGTCGACAGTGAAGAAGACGAGGATGCTAGCAG GCTCAGTAGCTCCACAGAACAGAGTTCTTCTTCACAGCTGATGCGCAGACACAAGCGCCGCCGACGGAGGCACAAAGTGGCCAAAATAGACCGG TCTTCATCCTTCAGCAGTATAACAGACTCCACTATGAGCCTCAACATCATCACCGTCACGCTCAACATGG AGAAATACAACTTTCTAGGTATCAGTATTGTTGGTCAGAGTAATGACCGAGGAGACGGCGGCATCTACATCGGCTCCATAATGAAAGGAGGCGCAGTGGCTGCTGATGGGAGAATAGAACCTGGAGATATGCTCCTTCAG GTGAATGATGTTAACTTTGAGAATATGAGCAATGACGACGCAGTGAGGATCCTCAGAGAGATTGTTTCCAAAACTGG TCCTATTAGTCTTACTGTTGCCAAATGTTGGGACCCGTCTCCACGAAGCTACTTCACCATCCCTCGTG CTGAGCCGGTGAGACCCATTGACCCAGCAGCCTGGATTTCACACACCACCGCCCTGACGGGACCTTACCCACACTATG AGTTTGACGACTTGCCTCTGTCTGCAAGTAAAACAGACATGGCAACCATCGTCAAGGTGATGCAGTTGCCTGACTCTGGTCTAGAGATTCGAGACAGAATGTGGCTGAAGATCACCATCGCCAATGCTGTCATCG GTGCTGACGTGGTGGACTGGCTTTACTCCAGAGTAGAAGGATTCAAGGACCGGCGGGATGCGAGGAAGTACGCGAGCAGTCTGCTGAAACATGGCTACCTGAGACACACCGTCAACAAGATCACCTTCTCCGAGCAGTGCTACTATACCTTCGGAGACCTCTGCCAAA ACATGGCATCGCTCAATTTAAATGAGGGATCCAGCGGCGGAGGTTCGGAGCAGGACACTCTGGCACCGCTCCCTCCCACCAGCAACCCGTGGCCCCTGGGCGGGCAGCCATTCCCCTACCCTCCCTTTCCCTCCGCACCCCCCAGCTTCCCGCCAGGATACTCAGACCCATGCCACAGTTTCCACAGTGGGAGCGCAGGCAGCCAGCACAGCGAGG GAAGCCGGAGCAGTGGATCCAACCCCAGCGCAGGCAAAGGTAGACGCTCCTCTCCGCAGGagaagggtcaaaggtcaacatgCAGCGAATCAGAGCCCCGCGTTCGTGGAGGGAGGCGCGGTGAAAGGTCCGCCAGCCAAATGAGCCATCACAGCCACGCCGTCTCCAGTCACAGTCACGCCCGATCAAGTCTCAGTCACAGTCAGTCAAACAGGAGTCACTCTCACTCAAAGAACAGCCACCCCTCATTCACCTACAGCCACGCCCCCTTCACCCAGCCGGGGCCCGGCTCATGTGCCCACAGCGAGCGGAGCCATGCCTCCTCCTACGGCCCCCCAGGCTTGCCTCCCCCTTATTGTCTGGCCCGTCTGGCCCCCAAGGCCTCGGTCAGCAGCAGCACGCCCCCCGGAGCCCCTCCTGGGAGAGAGTTAGCGGCCGTTCCTCCTGAGCTCACCGCCAGCCGCCAGTCCTTCCAGCATGCTATGGGCAATCCCTGTGAGTTCTTTGTTGACATCATGTGA
- the LOC129099287 gene encoding segment polarity protein dishevelled homolog DVL-1-like isoform X2 gives MAETKIIYHIDEEETPYLVKLSVSPEKVTLADFKNVLNNRPVNSYKFFFKSMDQDFGVVKEEISDDNAKLPCFNGRVVSWLVLAESAHSDGGSQCTESHPELPPPLERTGGIGDSRPPSFHANAVSSRDGLDTETGTESLLSHRRERERERARRRARETELPRINGHSKSERTTRDSAMGYDSASVMSSELESSSFVDSEEDEDASRLSSSTEQSSSSQLMRRHKRRRRRHKVAKIDRSSSFSSITDSTMSLNIITVTLNMEKYNFLGISIVGQSNDRGDGGIYIGSIMKGGAVAADGRIEPGDMLLQVNDVNFENMSNDDAVRILREIVSKTGPISLTVAKCWDPSPRSYFTIPRAEPVRPIDPAAWISHTTALTGPYPHYGKNNQPPPATHSMKHPFCEFDDLPLSASKTDMATIVKVMQLPDSGLEIRDRMWLKITIANAVIGADVVDWLYSRVEGFKDRRDARKYASSLLKHGYLRHTVNKITFSEQCYYTFGDLCQNMASLNLNEGSSGGGSEQDTLAPLPPTSNPWPLGGQPFPYPPFPSAPPSFPPGYSDPCHSFHSGSAGSQHSEGSRSSGSNPSAGKGRRSSPQEKGQRSTCSESEPRVRGGRRGERSASQMSHHSHAVSSHSHARSSLSHSQSNRSHSHSKNSHPSFTYSHAPFTQPGPGSCAHSERSHASSYGPPGLPPPYCLARLAPKASVSSSTPPGAPPGRELAAVPPELTASRQSFQHAMGNPCEFFVDIM, from the exons GGTTGTCAAAGAAGAGATTTCCGATGACAACGCCAAGCTGCCCTGCTTCAACGGGAGAGTAGTGTCCTGG TTGGTGCTGGCAGAGAGCGCCCACTCTGATGGAGGATCCCAGTGCACAGAGAGCCATCCAGAGCTCCCCCCTCCTCTGGAGAGAACGGGGGGCATCGGAGACTCACGGCCCCCCTCCTTCCA TGCCAATGCGGTGAGCAGTCGTGATGGCCTGGACACCGAGACGGGGACGGAGTCTCTCCTGAGCCACcgcagagagcgagagagagagcgagcacGGAGGAGAGCGAGAGAAACCGAGC TCCCTCGCATCAACGGTCACTCCAAATCAGAGCGCACCACAAGGGACTCAGCCATGGGTTATGACAGCGCCTCAGTAATGAGCAGCGAGTTGGAGTCCAGCTCTTTTGTCGACAGTGAAGAAGACGAGGATGCTAGCAG GCTCAGTAGCTCCACAGAACAGAGTTCTTCTTCACAGCTGATGCGCAGACACAAGCGCCGCCGACGGAGGCACAAAGTGGCCAAAATAGACCGG TCTTCATCCTTCAGCAGTATAACAGACTCCACTATGAGCCTCAACATCATCACCGTCACGCTCAACATGG AGAAATACAACTTTCTAGGTATCAGTATTGTTGGTCAGAGTAATGACCGAGGAGACGGCGGCATCTACATCGGCTCCATAATGAAAGGAGGCGCAGTGGCTGCTGATGGGAGAATAGAACCTGGAGATATGCTCCTTCAG GTGAATGATGTTAACTTTGAGAATATGAGCAATGACGACGCAGTGAGGATCCTCAGAGAGATTGTTTCCAAAACTGG TCCTATTAGTCTTACTGTTGCCAAATGTTGGGACCCGTCTCCACGAAGCTACTTCACCATCCCTCGTG CTGAGCCGGTGAGACCCATTGACCCAGCAGCCTGGATTTCACACACCACCGCCCTGACGGGACCTTACCCACACTATGGTAAAAACAACCAACCACCACCTGCAACACACTCTATGAAGCATCCATTCTGTG AGTTTGACGACTTGCCTCTGTCTGCAAGTAAAACAGACATGGCAACCATCGTCAAGGTGATGCAGTTGCCTGACTCTGGTCTAGAGATTCGAGACAGAATGTGGCTGAAGATCACCATCGCCAATGCTGTCATCG GTGCTGACGTGGTGGACTGGCTTTACTCCAGAGTAGAAGGATTCAAGGACCGGCGGGATGCGAGGAAGTACGCGAGCAGTCTGCTGAAACATGGCTACCTGAGACACACCGTCAACAAGATCACCTTCTCCGAGCAGTGCTACTATACCTTCGGAGACCTCTGCCAAA ACATGGCATCGCTCAATTTAAATGAGGGATCCAGCGGCGGAGGTTCGGAGCAGGACACTCTGGCACCGCTCCCTCCCACCAGCAACCCGTGGCCCCTGGGCGGGCAGCCATTCCCCTACCCTCCCTTTCCCTCCGCACCCCCCAGCTTCCCGCCAGGATACTCAGACCCATGCCACAGTTTCCACAGTGGGAGCGCAGGCAGCCAGCACAGCGAGG GAAGCCGGAGCAGTGGATCCAACCCCAGCGCAGGCAAAGGTAGACGCTCCTCTCCGCAGGagaagggtcaaaggtcaacatgCAGCGAATCAGAGCCCCGCGTTCGTGGAGGGAGGCGCGGTGAAAGGTCCGCCAGCCAAATGAGCCATCACAGCCACGCCGTCTCCAGTCACAGTCACGCCCGATCAAGTCTCAGTCACAGTCAGTCAAACAGGAGTCACTCTCACTCAAAGAACAGCCACCCCTCATTCACCTACAGCCACGCCCCCTTCACCCAGCCGGGGCCCGGCTCATGTGCCCACAGCGAGCGGAGCCATGCCTCCTCCTACGGCCCCCCAGGCTTGCCTCCCCCTTATTGTCTGGCCCGTCTGGCCCCCAAGGCCTCGGTCAGCAGCAGCACGCCCCCCGGAGCCCCTCCTGGGAGAGAGTTAGCGGCCGTTCCTCCTGAGCTCACCGCCAGCCGCCAGTCCTTCCAGCATGCTATGGGCAATCCCTGTGAGTTCTTTGTTGACATCATGTGA
- the LOC129099287 gene encoding segment polarity protein dishevelled homolog DVL-1-like isoform X4: MAETKIIYHIDEEETPYLVKLSVSPEKVTLADFKNVLNNRPVNSYKFFFKSMDQDFGVVKEEISDDNAKLPCFNGRVVSWLVLAESAHSDGGSQCTESHPELPPPLERTGGIGDSRPPSFHANAVSSRDGLDTETGTESLLSHRRERERERARRRARETELPRINGHSKSERTTRDSAMGYDSASVMSSELESSSFVDSEEDEDASRLSSSTEQSSSSQLMRRHKRRRRRHKVAKIDRSSSFSSITDSTMSLNIITVTLNMEKYNFLGISIVGQSNDRGDGGIYIGSIMKGGAVAADGRIEPGDMLLQVNDVNFENMSNDDAVRILREIVSKTGPISLTVAKCWDPSPRSYFTIPRAEPVRPIDPAAWISHTTALTGPYPHYGKNNQPPPATHSMKHPFCGNYDNLTTFKQLKISVCQCFSYSSPMPEFDDLPLSASKTDMATIVKVMQLPDSGLEIRDRMWLKITIANAVIGADVVDWLYSRVEGFKDRRDARKYASSLLKHGYLRHTVNKITFSEQCYYTFGDLCQNMASLNLNEGSSGGGSEQDTLAPLPPTSNPWPLGGQPFPYPPFPSAPPSFPPGYSDPCHSFHSGSAGSQHSED; the protein is encoded by the exons GGTTGTCAAAGAAGAGATTTCCGATGACAACGCCAAGCTGCCCTGCTTCAACGGGAGAGTAGTGTCCTGG TTGGTGCTGGCAGAGAGCGCCCACTCTGATGGAGGATCCCAGTGCACAGAGAGCCATCCAGAGCTCCCCCCTCCTCTGGAGAGAACGGGGGGCATCGGAGACTCACGGCCCCCCTCCTTCCA TGCCAATGCGGTGAGCAGTCGTGATGGCCTGGACACCGAGACGGGGACGGAGTCTCTCCTGAGCCACcgcagagagcgagagagagagcgagcacGGAGGAGAGCGAGAGAAACCGAGC TCCCTCGCATCAACGGTCACTCCAAATCAGAGCGCACCACAAGGGACTCAGCCATGGGTTATGACAGCGCCTCAGTAATGAGCAGCGAGTTGGAGTCCAGCTCTTTTGTCGACAGTGAAGAAGACGAGGATGCTAGCAG GCTCAGTAGCTCCACAGAACAGAGTTCTTCTTCACAGCTGATGCGCAGACACAAGCGCCGCCGACGGAGGCACAAAGTGGCCAAAATAGACCGG TCTTCATCCTTCAGCAGTATAACAGACTCCACTATGAGCCTCAACATCATCACCGTCACGCTCAACATGG AGAAATACAACTTTCTAGGTATCAGTATTGTTGGTCAGAGTAATGACCGAGGAGACGGCGGCATCTACATCGGCTCCATAATGAAAGGAGGCGCAGTGGCTGCTGATGGGAGAATAGAACCTGGAGATATGCTCCTTCAG GTGAATGATGTTAACTTTGAGAATATGAGCAATGACGACGCAGTGAGGATCCTCAGAGAGATTGTTTCCAAAACTGG TCCTATTAGTCTTACTGTTGCCAAATGTTGGGACCCGTCTCCACGAAGCTACTTCACCATCCCTCGTG CTGAGCCGGTGAGACCCATTGACCCAGCAGCCTGGATTTCACACACCACCGCCCTGACGGGACCTTACCCACACTATGGTAAAAACAACCAACCACCACCTGCAACACACTCTATGAAGCATCCATTCTGTGGTAATTATGATAACcttacaacatttaaacaattgaAAATTTCCGTTTGTCAATGTTTCTCTTACTCCTCTCCCATGCCAGAGTTTGACGACTTGCCTCTGTCTGCAAGTAAAACAGACATGGCAACCATCGTCAAGGTGATGCAGTTGCCTGACTCTGGTCTAGAGATTCGAGACAGAATGTGGCTGAAGATCACCATCGCCAATGCTGTCATCG GTGCTGACGTGGTGGACTGGCTTTACTCCAGAGTAGAAGGATTCAAGGACCGGCGGGATGCGAGGAAGTACGCGAGCAGTCTGCTGAAACATGGCTACCTGAGACACACCGTCAACAAGATCACCTTCTCCGAGCAGTGCTACTATACCTTCGGAGACCTCTGCCAAA ACATGGCATCGCTCAATTTAAATGAGGGATCCAGCGGCGGAGGTTCGGAGCAGGACACTCTGGCACCGCTCCCTCCCACCAGCAACCCGTGGCCCCTGGGCGGGCAGCCATTCCCCTACCCTCCCTTTCCCTCCGCACCCCCCAGCTTCCCGCCAGGATACTCAGACCCATGCCACAGTTTCCACAGTGGGAGCGCAGGCAGCCAGCACAGCGAGG ACTGA
- the LOC129099287 gene encoding segment polarity protein dishevelled homolog DVL-1-like isoform X1: protein MAETKIIYHIDEEETPYLVKLSVSPEKVTLADFKNVLNNRPVNSYKFFFKSMDQDFGVVKEEISDDNAKLPCFNGRVVSWLVLAESAHSDGGSQCTESHPELPPPLERTGGIGDSRPPSFHANAVSSRDGLDTETGTESLLSHRRERERERARRRARETELPRINGHSKSERTTRDSAMGYDSASVMSSELESSSFVDSEEDEDASRLSSSTEQSSSSQLMRRHKRRRRRHKVAKIDRSSSFSSITDSTMSLNIITVTLNMEKYNFLGISIVGQSNDRGDGGIYIGSIMKGGAVAADGRIEPGDMLLQVNDVNFENMSNDDAVRILREIVSKTGPISLTVAKCWDPSPRSYFTIPRAEPVRPIDPAAWISHTTALTGPYPHYGKNNQPPPATHSMKHPFCGNYDNLTTFKQLKISVCQCFSYSSPMPEFDDLPLSASKTDMATIVKVMQLPDSGLEIRDRMWLKITIANAVIGADVVDWLYSRVEGFKDRRDARKYASSLLKHGYLRHTVNKITFSEQCYYTFGDLCQNMASLNLNEGSSGGGSEQDTLAPLPPTSNPWPLGGQPFPYPPFPSAPPSFPPGYSDPCHSFHSGSAGSQHSEGSRSSGSNPSAGKGRRSSPQEKGQRSTCSESEPRVRGGRRGERSASQMSHHSHAVSSHSHARSSLSHSQSNRSHSHSKNSHPSFTYSHAPFTQPGPGSCAHSERSHASSYGPPGLPPPYCLARLAPKASVSSSTPPGAPPGRELAAVPPELTASRQSFQHAMGNPCEFFVDIM from the exons GGTTGTCAAAGAAGAGATTTCCGATGACAACGCCAAGCTGCCCTGCTTCAACGGGAGAGTAGTGTCCTGG TTGGTGCTGGCAGAGAGCGCCCACTCTGATGGAGGATCCCAGTGCACAGAGAGCCATCCAGAGCTCCCCCCTCCTCTGGAGAGAACGGGGGGCATCGGAGACTCACGGCCCCCCTCCTTCCA TGCCAATGCGGTGAGCAGTCGTGATGGCCTGGACACCGAGACGGGGACGGAGTCTCTCCTGAGCCACcgcagagagcgagagagagagcgagcacGGAGGAGAGCGAGAGAAACCGAGC TCCCTCGCATCAACGGTCACTCCAAATCAGAGCGCACCACAAGGGACTCAGCCATGGGTTATGACAGCGCCTCAGTAATGAGCAGCGAGTTGGAGTCCAGCTCTTTTGTCGACAGTGAAGAAGACGAGGATGCTAGCAG GCTCAGTAGCTCCACAGAACAGAGTTCTTCTTCACAGCTGATGCGCAGACACAAGCGCCGCCGACGGAGGCACAAAGTGGCCAAAATAGACCGG TCTTCATCCTTCAGCAGTATAACAGACTCCACTATGAGCCTCAACATCATCACCGTCACGCTCAACATGG AGAAATACAACTTTCTAGGTATCAGTATTGTTGGTCAGAGTAATGACCGAGGAGACGGCGGCATCTACATCGGCTCCATAATGAAAGGAGGCGCAGTGGCTGCTGATGGGAGAATAGAACCTGGAGATATGCTCCTTCAG GTGAATGATGTTAACTTTGAGAATATGAGCAATGACGACGCAGTGAGGATCCTCAGAGAGATTGTTTCCAAAACTGG TCCTATTAGTCTTACTGTTGCCAAATGTTGGGACCCGTCTCCACGAAGCTACTTCACCATCCCTCGTG CTGAGCCGGTGAGACCCATTGACCCAGCAGCCTGGATTTCACACACCACCGCCCTGACGGGACCTTACCCACACTATGGTAAAAACAACCAACCACCACCTGCAACACACTCTATGAAGCATCCATTCTGTGGTAATTATGATAACcttacaacatttaaacaattgaAAATTTCCGTTTGTCAATGTTTCTCTTACTCCTCTCCCATGCCAGAGTTTGACGACTTGCCTCTGTCTGCAAGTAAAACAGACATGGCAACCATCGTCAAGGTGATGCAGTTGCCTGACTCTGGTCTAGAGATTCGAGACAGAATGTGGCTGAAGATCACCATCGCCAATGCTGTCATCG GTGCTGACGTGGTGGACTGGCTTTACTCCAGAGTAGAAGGATTCAAGGACCGGCGGGATGCGAGGAAGTACGCGAGCAGTCTGCTGAAACATGGCTACCTGAGACACACCGTCAACAAGATCACCTTCTCCGAGCAGTGCTACTATACCTTCGGAGACCTCTGCCAAA ACATGGCATCGCTCAATTTAAATGAGGGATCCAGCGGCGGAGGTTCGGAGCAGGACACTCTGGCACCGCTCCCTCCCACCAGCAACCCGTGGCCCCTGGGCGGGCAGCCATTCCCCTACCCTCCCTTTCCCTCCGCACCCCCCAGCTTCCCGCCAGGATACTCAGACCCATGCCACAGTTTCCACAGTGGGAGCGCAGGCAGCCAGCACAGCGAGG GAAGCCGGAGCAGTGGATCCAACCCCAGCGCAGGCAAAGGTAGACGCTCCTCTCCGCAGGagaagggtcaaaggtcaacatgCAGCGAATCAGAGCCCCGCGTTCGTGGAGGGAGGCGCGGTGAAAGGTCCGCCAGCCAAATGAGCCATCACAGCCACGCCGTCTCCAGTCACAGTCACGCCCGATCAAGTCTCAGTCACAGTCAGTCAAACAGGAGTCACTCTCACTCAAAGAACAGCCACCCCTCATTCACCTACAGCCACGCCCCCTTCACCCAGCCGGGGCCCGGCTCATGTGCCCACAGCGAGCGGAGCCATGCCTCCTCCTACGGCCCCCCAGGCTTGCCTCCCCCTTATTGTCTGGCCCGTCTGGCCCCCAAGGCCTCGGTCAGCAGCAGCACGCCCCCCGGAGCCCCTCCTGGGAGAGAGTTAGCGGCCGTTCCTCCTGAGCTCACCGCCAGCCGCCAGTCCTTCCAGCATGCTATGGGCAATCCCTGTGAGTTCTTTGTTGACATCATGTGA